In the genome of Myroides phaeus, one region contains:
- the serS gene encoding serine--tRNA ligase: MLQIAFIRENQEKVVKGLAKRNLDVADLLNEVLELDEKRRSTQVELDNVLAESNKLSKSIGELMKSGEKAKAEIIKEKTSNLREQSKQLTEELNNISADLTEKLYTLPNVPADIVPPGKDADDNLNVFQAGEVPTLHEGALPHWELAKKYDIIDFELGNKITGAGFPVYKGKGARLQRALISYFLDKNTAAGYKEYQVPHLINEASGYGTGQLPDKEGQMYHSTVDDLYLIPTAEVPVTNIFRDVILQESELPIQCTAYTPCFRREAGSYGAHVRGLNRLHQFDKVEIVRIERPENSYIALDGMVEHVKGILDELKLPYRILRLCGGDMGFTSSLTYDFEVFSTAQDRWLEISSVSNFETFQANRLKLRFKDKEGKNQLAHTLNGSSLALPRVLAGILENYQTPEGIVIPEALRPYTGFDIID, from the coding sequence ATGTTACAGATAGCTTTTATTAGAGAAAATCAAGAGAAAGTGGTTAAAGGCTTAGCCAAAAGAAATCTTGATGTTGCAGATTTGCTAAACGAAGTGTTGGAATTAGATGAAAAAAGAAGAAGCACACAAGTTGAATTAGACAATGTATTAGCAGAATCTAACAAGCTATCCAAAAGCATCGGTGAGTTGATGAAAAGTGGTGAGAAAGCGAAAGCAGAAATCATTAAAGAGAAAACATCAAACTTACGTGAGCAAAGCAAACAATTAACTGAAGAATTAAACAATATTTCTGCAGACTTAACAGAGAAGTTATACACTTTACCTAACGTACCAGCAGACATTGTTCCTCCAGGAAAAGATGCAGACGATAACTTGAATGTATTCCAAGCAGGAGAAGTACCAACATTACATGAAGGCGCATTACCACACTGGGAATTAGCAAAAAAATACGATATTATCGATTTCGAATTAGGTAATAAAATTACTGGAGCAGGATTCCCTGTATATAAAGGTAAAGGAGCACGTTTACAAAGAGCGTTAATCTCTTACTTTTTAGACAAGAATACAGCAGCAGGATACAAAGAATACCAAGTACCTCATTTAATCAATGAGGCATCAGGATATGGAACAGGGCAATTGCCAGACAAAGAAGGGCAAATGTATCACTCTACAGTAGATGATTTATACTTAATCCCAACTGCAGAAGTTCCTGTAACAAACATCTTCCGTGATGTAATCTTACAAGAAAGCGAATTACCAATTCAATGTACAGCATACACACCATGTTTCCGTAGAGAAGCAGGTTCATATGGAGCACACGTTAGAGGTTTAAACCGTTTACACCAATTTGACAAAGTAGAGATTGTAAGAATTGAACGTCCAGAGAATTCATATATCGCATTAGACGGAATGGTTGAGCACGTTAAAGGAATTTTAGACGAATTAAAATTACCATACAGAATCTTAAGATTATGTGGTGGAGATATGGGATTCACTTCTTCATTAACATATGACTTTGAAGTATTCTCTACAGCACAAGACAGATGGTTAGAGATTAGTTCAGTTTCAAACTTTGAGACATTCCAAGCTAACAGATTAAAATTACGTTTTAAAGACAAAGAAGGTAAAAATCAATTAGCACATACATTAAACGGAAGCTCATTAGCTTTACCACGTGTATTAGCAGGAATACTTGAAAACTATCAAACACCAGAAGGAATTGTAATACCAGAAGCATTACGTCCTTATACAGGATTTGATATTATCGACTAA
- the rseP gene encoding RIP metalloprotease RseP — protein sequence MDILIKLSQFLLSLSLLIILHELGHFIPAKLFKTRVEKFYLFFDVKFSLFKKKIGDTVYGIGWLPLGGYVKIAGMVDESMDTEQLKSEPQPWEFRSKPAWQRLIIMLGGVFVNFVLAFIIYIGMAYTYGELFISNKDIKNGVWIQSPILKDAGLQSGDKILAVDGKEIVKFNDLPEAVLLGHSIEIEREGVNKTVTLPTDFLGQVTQSKGMGFVALRIPFVVTGLAEDSANEKVLVAKDVVKSINGVDTPFVDMVMGVLDENKGKTVPAVVERDGKEVAVNLDIDTEGKLNVMFAGGLPLDNLEKLGLYTISQEKYSLIESIPVGLQNGKDRVVSYFAQLKKIVQPETGAYKGLGGFMAIYDIFPQVWSWQVFWSITAMLSIMLGVMNLLPIPALDGGHVIFLLYEMISGRKPSDKFLENAQMVGFFILIGLLLFANGNDIYKAIFVK from the coding sequence ATGGATATACTTATTAAATTATCTCAATTCTTATTGAGCTTGTCGCTATTAATTATTTTGCATGAGTTAGGTCACTTTATTCCTGCTAAACTTTTTAAAACTCGTGTTGAGAAGTTTTACTTGTTTTTCGATGTAAAGTTCTCCTTGTTTAAAAAGAAAATTGGGGATACAGTTTATGGTATTGGATGGCTGCCTCTTGGAGGTTATGTGAAAATTGCTGGTATGGTGGATGAAAGTATGGATACTGAACAGCTGAAAAGTGAACCACAGCCTTGGGAGTTTCGATCTAAACCGGCTTGGCAAAGATTAATAATAATGTTAGGTGGTGTTTTTGTAAACTTTGTGCTTGCTTTCATTATATATATAGGTATGGCTTATACGTATGGAGAACTTTTTATTTCTAATAAAGATATTAAAAATGGGGTATGGATACAGTCTCCTATTTTAAAGGATGCTGGATTACAAAGTGGTGATAAAATACTTGCTGTGGATGGTAAGGAGATTGTTAAGTTTAATGATTTACCAGAGGCTGTTTTATTAGGACATTCTATCGAGATTGAGAGAGAAGGTGTGAATAAGACTGTTACATTGCCTACTGATTTTTTAGGTCAGGTTACACAAAGTAAAGGAATGGGCTTTGTTGCTCTTCGTATTCCTTTTGTGGTAACGGGACTTGCTGAAGATTCTGCTAATGAAAAGGTGTTAGTCGCTAAGGATGTCGTGAAAAGTATTAATGGTGTTGATACTCCTTTTGTTGATATGGTGATGGGGGTTCTTGATGAGAATAAAGGAAAAACTGTTCCTGCTGTTGTTGAAAGAGATGGAAAAGAGGTTGCAGTTAACTTAGATATTGATACTGAGGGTAAATTGAATGTGATGTTTGCTGGAGGATTGCCTTTGGATAACTTGGAGAAATTAGGACTTTATACTATCAGTCAAGAGAAGTATTCGTTGATTGAGTCGATTCCTGTCGGATTGCAAAATGGAAAGGATCGCGTTGTTAGTTATTTTGCTCAATTGAAAAAAATTGTTCAACCTGAAACAGGTGCTTATAAAGGATTAGGTGGTTTTATGGCTATTTATGATATTTTCCCTCAAGTATGGAGCTGGCAAGTTTTCTGGAGCATTACTGCTATGTTGTCAATTATGCTTGGAGTGATGAACTTATTACCTATTCCTGCACTTGATGGTGGACACGTAATATTTTTATTATACGAAATGATTTCAGGTAGAAAACCAAGTGATAAGTTCTTAGAAAATGCGCAAATGGTTGGTTTCTTTATACTTATAGGGTTACTTCTGTTTGCTAATGGGAATGATATTTATAAGGCAATATTTGTGAAGTAA